One window of the Entelurus aequoreus isolate RoL-2023_Sb linkage group LG18, RoL_Eaeq_v1.1, whole genome shotgun sequence genome contains the following:
- the pdia2 gene encoding protein disulfide-isomerase A2: MKTFLSVAVLLMLLWASCSHASDSSPGTQNATEEVQEGVEEEAQEEVEEEAKEEKTTEIKEERDVMVLHAINFATALNQTKFLLVEFYAPWCGHCRKLAPIYATAAKLLKVDEADIRLAKVDVTEETELGEEFGIASFPVLRLFLNGDRQQPVDYTGKRTVLGIVQWLKRRTGPGAAVLDSAKSAAHFIDAHNVSVVGFFHSPESDAAKEFSEFVTEMVSTEFGITTSPEVFQKYELKSETVVLFKKFDEGRADFALSEDGKFNKSQLTTFITDNSLELIVPFNQETGENIFTSSIRFHCLLFINSTMDSHIELVDQVRTIAKSLKGKMLFITIDVSAQLSFVLNYFGVSADEAPTVRLVNMNTGQKFIADGKDFVSVLPSLCQQVIDGTAKPHYRSQDIPEDWDKEPVKVLVGKNFDSVALDPTKNVFVEFYAPWCGHCKQLTPIWEQLAENYAERDDIVIAKIDATVNELESIKVTGFPTLKYYPAGGKDVVDYVGKRDLETLSKFLDNGGVLPEEDDDTDDDDNKDEDDTDEDDKDKDDDDKDEDDKDKDDDDKDGDGGSEVEDKADNKPPKNIEL; encoded by the exons ATGAAGACGTTTTTGTCCGTGGCCGTGCTGCTGATGCTGCTGTGGGCCTCCTGCAGCCATGCCAGCGACTCTTCACCGGGGACACAGAACGCCACGGAGGAAGTCCAGGAGGGCGTGGAAGAAGAAGCCCAggaggaagtggaagaagaagcCAAGGAGGAGAAGACCACGGAGATCAAGGAGGAGCGAGACGTGATGGTTCTTCACGCCATTAACTTCGCCACTGCGCTCAACCAGACCAAGTTTTTACTGGTGGAATTCT atgCTCCATGGTGCGGTCACTGCAGGAAGCTAGCACCGATCTACGCCACAGCCGCAAAGCTGCTGAAGGTGGACGAAGCAGACATACGTTTGGCCAAAGTGGACGTCACCGAGGAGACGGAGCTGGGCGAAGAGTTTGGCATCGCCAGCTTCCCCGTCTTGAGACTTTTCCTCAACGGCGACCGCCAGCAGCCCGTCGACTACACCG GTAAGAGGACAGTCTTAGGAATTGTCCAGTGGTTGAAGCGTCGAACAGGACCTGGCGCTGCGGTACTCGACTCCGCTAAGTCCGCCGCCCATTTCATCGACGCCCACAACGTCTCTGTCGTCGGATTCTTCCAC AGTCCGGAAAGCGATGCTGCTAAGGAGTTCTCCGAGTTCGTCACAGAGATGGTTAGCACGGAGTTCGGCATCACAACGTCTCCGGAGGTTTTCCAGAAGTACGAGTTGAAAAGTGAGACAGTGGTTCTCTTCAAGAAG TTTGACGAAGGCAGAGCAGACTTCGCCCTGTCCGAAGACGGCAAGTTTAACAAAAGCCAACTGACCACTTTCATCACAGACAACAGCCTGGAGCTCATCGTTCCCTTCAATCAGGAG ACAGGAGAGAATATCTTCACTTCTAGTATTCGCTTTCACTGCTTGCTTTTCATTAACTCCACCATGGACAGCCACATTGAGCTGGTGGACCAAGTCAGGACCATCGCCAAGAGCCTAAAGGGAAAG ATGCTGTTCATCACGATCGACGTGTCAGCACAGCTGTCGTTCGTGTTAAACTATTTTGGCGTGTCGGCGGACGAAGCCCCCACGGTCCGCCTCGTCAACATGAACACGGGGCAGAAGTTCATAGCCGATGGGAAGGATTTTGTGAGCGTGCTGCCGAGCTTGTGTCAGCAGGTCATTGATGGCACGGCCAAg CCTCACTATCGCAGCCAAGACATCCCTGAGGACTGGGATAAAGAACCTGTTAAAGTCCTGGTGGGGAAGAATTTTGATTCAGTCGCTCTGGACCCGACCAAGAACGTCTTTGTGGAGTTTT ACGCTCCATGGTGCGGACACTGCAAGCAGCTGACGCCCATCTGGGAACAGCTGGCAGAGAATTACGCAGAGCGCGACGACATCGTCATCGCCAAGATTGATGCCACCGTCAACGAGTTGGAGTCTATCAAAGTCACCGGATTCCCCACGCTCAAATACTACCCGGCTGGCGGCAAAGAT GTGGTGGACTATGTGGGAAAACGGGATCTAGAGACATTGTCCAAGTTTCTGGACAATGGAGGAGTTTTGCCTGAGGAAGACGACGACACAGACGATGATGATAATAAGGATGAAGATGATACGGATGAAGATGATAAGGATAAGGATGACGATGACAAGGATGAAGATGATAAGGATAAGGATGACGATGACAAGGATGGAGATGGTGGATCG GAAGTGGAGGACAAAGCCGACAACAAGCCCCCCAAGAATATTGAGCTGTGA
- the LOC133633857 gene encoding protein PERCC1 has protein sequence MAAGVMRSFLVQTPSCDYFPILFQQSPCKEDKKEGEKEDERTEELEDEEDEDMEEEEEECFEEVSHHALDVTKQLLKFADLISRDVQRYFGRRHGDQETRDIYDDSVSVTTSGRLRYYDDLLRLARSGGPEEREDASSRTHQDQQGSGLGPLADLFDHKCPRQVRPMNTRQLPLSFWTQPDPPDTHSHYSLLTHTLENSPPDFSDLLAHWDPNPELTDTLAHGTNMEH, from the coding sequence ATGGCGGCAGGTGTCATGAGGAGCTTCCTGGTCCAGACTCCATCTTGCGACTACTTCCCCATTCTCTTCCAGCAGTCCCCATGCAAGGAAGACAAGAAGGAGGGCGAAAAGGAGGACGAGAGGACTGAGGAGCTGGAAGACGAAGAGGATGAAGAcatggaggaagaagaggaggaatgttttgaagaagtttcccatcatgctttggaCGTCACCAAGCAGCTGCTGAAATTTGCCGACCTCATCAGTCGAGACGTCCAGAGATACTTTGGCCGTCGTCATGGCGACCAGGAGACACGGGACATCTACGACGACAGCGTCTCCGTCACCACCAGCGGGCGCCTGCGTTACTACGACGACCTGCTCAGACTCGCCAGGTCTGGAGGTCCGGAAGAGCGAGAAGACGCTTCTTCTAGGACTCACCAAGACCAGCAGGGGTCTGGTTTGGGCCCCCTGGCGGACCTCTTTGACCACAAATGTCCTCGTCAGGTCCGTCCCATGAACACGAGACAGCTGCCGCTCAGCTTTTGGACACAGCCTGACCCCCCTGACACGCACTCGCACTACAGTCTGCTCACACACACCTTGGAGAACTCTCCGCCGGACTTCAGTGACTTGTTGGCCCACTGGGACCCCAACCCTGAGCTCACTGACACTCTGGCGCACGGCACTAATATGGAACATTAA